The Tachysurus fulvidraco isolate hzauxx_2018 chromosome 26, HZAU_PFXX_2.0, whole genome shotgun sequence genome segment CTTTGAGTTTGTCGGTCTCTTTGGCTGATTGTTGAAAGATGGAGATGCAGCGGAAGCATTGTGTGTCATTAAATGTGTATGATATTGAAGAACAAAGAAAGACTGAGGACATCTATCAGACTCTACAGACCCCAGCCAACTCTGCAGACCACCACCAACAGCAATCACAAGAAAAGCTTCAGGTAAGTAAggggtggatggatgaacacACAGATGGATGAACAAACTACTGATTGAATGCCAGAGTGTATAAAACTGTGTACAGTTGAATGAATGCTGTGAAATTATAGAAGTAGACTAgtacctggaaaaaaaatttagtATTTTGTAGGTAAGgatttatcattaaaaaaatcgaTATTCAGATGGTTTCAAGCTAAAGGAAAACACTTCAATCACCCACTGTGATCATTTTCATTGTGATATTAAATTGATGTTCTGTTTTACGCATGTAGGGAAAAAGATAACTGTTCCACTCCTCATCATAAACATCCTCTTACTGACCACCATCCTTTTGGTTGTGGGGATACACTGTgagttttatctgtttgttgCATACAAAATGTCACTTGGTCTATATGTGCTTTCAAAATATCACACTTTCGTGTTGGTTCACAGCGCAACCTGAATTCATTGTTTAAAAGGACATAAATGGACACAAGtacaagtgtatatatatatatatatatatatatatatatatatatatatatatatatatatatatatatatatatataaaccttttTTATCTTGTAGTTCACCACTTTAGACAAATTGGGGAAGAAGAAGTGTTAAATGCCCAGAAGATGAACCAaggtaaaatattatttatttatactgaccaatagataaaaaaaaaaaaatctaaattcaaaTACATCAGTATACATGTTATGCACTTTTTTGTATATTACAGAGATGTGGTACCTTCATGATGGCACATTCTATTTGTTCTGGAATAACCACAGTGACTGCAATACTGCTTATGAGTTTTGTCAGGAGCGGAGTGCCATGCTTGCCACtgtaacaacaaaaaacagggtacacacacacacacacacacacacacacacacacacacacacacacacacacacacacacacacacacacacacacacacaatacatatacatacttaTTATGCAAAAGttcatttaaattataattttttttccgaTATTGTTTTTAACACTGAATTTGTCTTGGATGAATCTCTATTACCATCTTTATTACCTCAAGGAAAGTTTAATAGATTTTATAGATTTGCCAAGAATCTATTTTGTAATTGCCTTTAAAACAGCAAAGCAACGCTTGATGAAGTAATTCAAAGGTCCAAAACTCTGGCTCATGACAAGATTTGACaatatcattaaaaatatatattttaggaaataacgtgttttttttttttttgttttttttgttttttttgagatTTGAGTTTTTAAGGTATTGAGTCAAGAAGCGTTATTCATGGCCTTAAAATGACATTGAAGTGACTCTACAAAAACTTACAGACTGACTGGACAAACTAAAACTCTTTTCATCAAAGCCCTGTGATATCCGCTTGTATGTggttaaaatgtgtgaaagtagTGTAAGTTCCTGTATTTATATTCTTCTTTCAAACATTGTTAGTTCTTCGTTTGTTTGTACACTGGTTATTTTATCAGTTTAAGTTACTCATATGTGCAGTTTCTGGATTCACATTTACTGATTTTAGGCCTCGTCATCACTCGTTTTTAACCACAGCTCATGTCTGTTAGCTCCTTTTTTCCAATATCGTTAGTTGACATGGACAACCATAATACCTATCTTGAATCAATAAGTGAATAAACCAGTATTCTGTTCTAATTATGTCCTAATTCTGtttctatgtctgtgtgtgaaggaCTGGCTGCAATCACAAATCAATGGAAAGCACCTGCTGGTGAAAAGGAAGGACTTGGATTATGATGATATGCATCCATGGATGTATATGGTATTTTGCAGTATCATAtgctttagattttttttatccctcaTACCCATTCTAGAATAATTCTCTGTGTTTGCCTTCATGGACGAAAGTGCTTCCCTGACTGCAGCAGTGAGAAAATCCCATTGTTTTGGATCGCTGATGTCCATCATAATCTTCCTGGCCTCAGTTCGGCACTGCTTGCTTTAGACAACAGGTCAATGATAGCAGGTTGGGGAGCTCATAGTGGATGGTATGCTCAGCTGGTTAGACCACCCACTGAAGCTCACCTACCCTGCTAGGTGCTGTTCCTATTCTATGATGTGTCCCATCAGGATGTTCTTAATGATCGAAAGTCCTTAGCACCTGACAGGGGACATTCTTTAATGGTCCAAGGTGGTAAATACACTCCTTGGCCTTCTTCACCAGtgcctttttttaatctcttttcAGGATGTCGAGCCCAGCTGTACAACGTTTGGTGAGTCGTCTGATCTCAATGAGCAGGCAGAGGGATGGGTGTGTGCTTCAACCGAAAAGTAAAGTACCAGCTCTAAACACCAAAAACACCACTTCCATAGATGTCATATTGACCCTGGGccttgtatacaatatttacttagtatgtcttttctttttttgctcagTTGTTACCAATATTaatgaaaacagacaaaatgcaTTTAATGTCTTCAGGCGTCACAGATGGCACAATGTGCACACATGGGAGTGTAAGAAAGAATAAGAAATTGGGGAAATCATATTAGATAAAATTTCCTGTTTAAGTTATTAGAGGCCATAAGAATAATTAAGAATTCCGGAAATATTGCAAGAGGGTAAAACTACAGCAAAGGCCATTAAATTACAAGTGCTGCTAAAGCTTAAAAATTTTATTAGCAACTAAttacataatattaaaaaagatgttttgcaaacataaataaacactgctaGCTAGCCAACATGTgtatttcatcatcattttgTGAACAGGACAGGCAAGAGAGAATAAATCTTAAAGTAATGTTTGTCTCATATTCTGCTACAGTTGGGACCCAGAACAAAACTCTTGACCTTCTCAGCTCCATGGGTGTGGCATCGACCGCAGCTTCCTAAAAAGCTACAGAACAAGCAACTTActgtgttaatgtttgtgtgataaatatttagttaaCTTTGTAGACAGTTATAATTTACTCCCTCTACTCAGTCTCCCTCTAAAACATCTCTGTTTCTTTTAACTTTGCTTCATTTGCTGCatcttgcatttttttgtattattaaatttaagATTGGAAAaagtgatgttgatgatgatgatgatgatgatgatgatagaacaactgtttatagccactataaatatatttttttaagtatgacttcattctttaataaa includes the following:
- the LOC113640209 gene encoding uncharacterized protein LOC113640209 isoform X1, with the protein product MMELQQKHCVSLNVDDIQEQRKTEDIYQTLQTSPTLQTPPTVITRKASGKKITVPLLIINILLLTTILLVVGIHFHHFRQIGEEEVLNAQKMNQEMWYLHDGTFYLFWNNHSDCNTAYEFCQERSAMLATVTTKNRDWLQSQINGKHLLVKRKDLDYDDMHPWMYMDVEPSCTTFGESSDLNEQAEGWVCASTENWDPEQNS